The sequence below is a genomic window from Patescibacteria group bacterium.
CTATATGAATTTCCCGGTAATATCTAGCGCTGTACAAAACTCAACCCAGCTTGCAGTAGGCTTCAGCCTAGACGCCGCAAACAGCACGGTGGGTGGGCAGTATAGGGTGGAGTTTTTTGTAAATGACAGCCCAGATGTAACGGGCTACGGCGAAGGCCAAAAGTACCTAGGCTACATAAATACCACTAACGGCAGTGGCAAACAGGCCAATCTAGTACTCGATGCCGGCACAAATTTGTCTGGCAAAGCGCTATCTGCCACAACCACAGCACTTAGCAATTCCACAGCAAGTGGCTTTGGCTCAACTAGCGAATTCGCTAAAAACATATCTGTTAATGTAATAGCCACCCCCAGGAGCAGTACTTTAGCTAAAACCTCAAATGACACGATTATGGTTGTATCTTTGCTTGTCTATGTACTTTTATTTGAAGTACTTGTGGTATTTAGATTGGCGCAATTATATGGAGGTTTTGGTAATTTACTTAAGTTGGCAAAGCAGCGAGCTAGCTCAAAAATTAAGCGCTCTTAACTTATTTATGTATAATAATGTAATGAACAGCAGAATACTACCTCTCAATAATCAAGCAGTCAGCGAGACAGGCCAGTGTGTTATTTATGTGATGAGTCGAGATCAAAGAGTTCAAGATAATCACGCCCTTTTGCGCGCCAAGCAAATCGCCACAGAAAACAAGCTGCCATTGGTGGTGGTATTTAATCTATTGTCAAAATCTGGTGATAGATCCCAAGAACACTACCAGTTTATGCTGGCAGGCCTTAGGCAAGTCGAGCTAGAGCTTGGTAAGTTAAACATTGAGTTTGTTTTGTTTTTTGAAGACCACGCCAGCCAGCTTTTAGAAAAGCTAAACGAATTAAAGCCGGCCGCACTAGTTTTTGACTTTAGCCCTCTTAATGGACCTAAGCAAATCAAAGATTACATTGCAAAAAATGCTACTTGTAGCGTTGAGGTGGTGGATACTCATAATATTATTCCTACTTGGGTGGCATCAGAGCACGAAGAATTCGCCGCCCATACTTTTCGCCGCAAAGTACACTTGCATCTCATAAGCTGGC
It includes:
- a CDS encoding deoxyribodipyrimidine photo-lyase, which produces MNSRILPLNNQAVSETGQCVIYVMSRDQRVQDNHALLRAKQIATENKLPLVVVFNLLSKSGDRSQEHYQFMLAGLRQVELELGKLNIEFVLFFEDHASQLLEKLNELKPAALVFDFSPLNGPKQIKDYIAKNATCSVEVVDTHNIIPTWVASEHEEFAAHTFRRKVHLHLISWLEEPAKLQKHSFKLKSALTPNWSLADKIAQKIKPNGTHIGQISGSAAGL